The DNA window ATCCACAGAGGCCGCAGCAACTGGAGTGCATGGCACCGCCATTAAGGTCACAGCTTCAACCAGCTTCAGTGTCTCCATTCAGACTTCAAAAACGGATACAGCTGAGATCAGCTGTCTACCCCCTAGGAGGTGGCAGAGGTCAGGGTAAAGTTGCAAGGCCACTGCCCGTCATGACTTCAGGTCCACCCCTATGGGTGGGGCTGTTCTCAAAGAATGGCAACTGCTGTGAGCTGGGAACTAACATGATGGGCATTTGCTACAACATGTATTCCTACTGATCCCAACCAAATGATTCACTCCAGTTTAAATGAAAAGCCCGAGGGCTGGCTGGGTGCTGGGTGCCTGGCTCCCTCAGTGACGACAGCTGGGCAGGCTCTGGGGCCCTGCCTCTGAGTGCGCCACCAGCTAAGATCTGCCTCTTCAGCAGGGCCTGGGCACTGGTGGAAGGACAGAGACTGGGTGCTGGACCAGTGCTCTGGGGCAGAGTAACTGGCCAGCCCAGGGACTCCTCCTCTTAGCCTGGGCCTCAGAGGGCAAAAGTTGAGCCACGGGACTTTGCCCTTCTttgtcagaacagagaataacatttgttttgGTGGAGGCTTCCAGCAACATTGTGACCGGACCATGACCTGACCTtaagaacaaaggatctgacgCCAAGAAGCCTGCAACAACTAACCACGCCACCCCCCTTTCCTATAAAAGAGCTTTACTGAAAGCTTTCCGGGAGTTGGGGGTCTTTTAAGGCAGAAGCCACCCGTCTCCTTGCGTGGCCCTGCAGTGAACCTCTTTCTGCTCCCAACTCTGACATTTTGGTCTTGTCTGGCctcactgtgccaggcacagacTGGCATTCAGTAATAGACACAGGCAGGGCAGATTAACATAACCTGGGGACCAATCAGCCAGGGGTTAGGGGACACAGAGGAGTCCACCGCTTTCAGACCTGTGACAGAGCCAGGGGACAAGTCTCAGGATGAGGTGATCTAGGGAGGAGATGTGGGCAGGAATGTGCAGAGTTCAGTGTGGGTCACAGTGAAACCACTGGAATTTCTGTGGTTGTCCCCTTATCAGTGTGAACCATCAGACTTTATAGGAGAACAAAGTCAGTGCCAGAGAGGTGGCGGGCAGCGGCTACGCAGTAGGATGGCCAGGATGGCCATGCAGCTTTGCACCATGCCCCAAAGGGACATGGCTGAGGGGCCCGGTCAGGAGTCAGGCGGCCTGTGTTCTGGCCAGAGTGCCAATATTTACTAATCCTCTACCCTGGACAGGCTGTTTACTTCTCTTGAGTCCTTGGCATCTGCTAAATGCAGATGAAAATGTCCTCCTCGAATATTTCACAGAGTGGTTGTGAAGAATCTGGAAGAAATTTATATACTGTATAAGGctctattggagaaggcaatggcaaccgactccagtactcttgcctggaaaatgccatggatggaggagcctggtaggctgcagtccatggggttgctaagagttggacatgactgagcgacttcactttcacttctcactttcatgcatggagaaggaaatgacaacccattccagtgttcttgcctggagaatcccagggatggtggagcctggtgggctgccatctatgcggtcacacagagtcggacacaactgaagcgacttagcagcagcagcagcataaggctctatgggcttcccaagtggcaccagtggtaaagaacctgcctgccaatgcaggagacatagagatgcaagtttgatcccagggtgggaagatcccctagaggagggcatggcaagccactccagtatacttgcttagagaatcccatggacagaggagcctggcaggtcacagtccaaggggtcacaaaaagttggacatgactgaagtgacttggcgcacacacacacatataacgcTCTATAAATAAGTAGGGTCAAGTCCAAGGACTTCTATGGGAAAGCTGAGGTTACATGACTTGCCCAGGGCCTCTCAATGGTTACCAAAGGCCATCCAGCTCTGGTGCCTCTGGCTTTCTATGACACCCCAGCCCTTCTGAGTACCTGCTGGTGGCACTTTCTGTGGAACACTGAGCCTCTCTTGAGGCCATCCCAGAAGACGAGACTCTCAGACTTCAATCCTGCCTCAGATATACACACAGGCCTGTTACCCAAGTGGCCCAGATCAAGGTCAGTCTCTGCAGGATATACTCCAGCCCAGGGGGGAGACAGAGCAAGAACCCAGAGCCACCAGGTCAACCCAGATTCTATGGAGCCCCATGCAAGCTGAGCTGTCATCTGGGAAAAAGAGATGTCCAATTCTGAGCAGGTGCTCCAGAGAGGTTTATTATATCCACACTGGGGAGCCCCAGGCTCCTGCTCAGAACAAGGGGCTGAGAACATCCAGTCAGGGAATCACAGCCACCCCCGACTGACAGGCCTGGTGCCTGTGGAAATGGTGACGCTTCTGCTTCAAACACAGCCAattccctccctctgccctttAAGTCTCCTCATAAAGAGGCAGGGCTGTCCTTTTCATGACAAAATGAGGTCCCTGGCGGTTTCTTGTCTGACATCTATCAGCCCCCAGAAAGCTTGACCCAGGCCCTCTGTCTGCTCCCCAACCTTGGCCAGCGTCAGCAACCGCATGTCCATCACAGTcagcccaccctcaccccagcgGCCCCGGCTTGCTCCGAGAACCTGCCGGCTAAAGTCTGGAGCGGACAAATTCTACCAGGTGCTCCAACTGCTCCTCCAGGCTCTGCTCATCCCCGTGGTTCTCAATGACCCAGTCGAAGGTCCCGAAGTTGTCCAGGCCACACTCTGACTCAGCGTCGTCCACCCCTGCGGAGAGGTAGATGGCAAAGTCAGGCTCATCCCTCCCAACAAACACAGGGCATCGAGGCCTGCTGGCCCCACGAGGAGCCACCCTCTTGAACGGGCTGCTCCTCAGCCCCTCAGAGCTAAGCACCACTCACCCCAGAGGGCACTCCCGCACCCTTGAAACACTGGGACATCAGATTCAGCGGCGCACAGCCACCTGAGCCCCGCAGAGGGCCCCACTGAAGTCTTCACTTGTCACTGCCATCTCAAACCACAGACAATCCAAACggtaattttgttttcattttatgtaaagcTGGTCATGTCAATTTCGATCCCGACAGCGCTGATTCAGGCCCCTTGGGAGGTGGCATGCGCCGTTCTCATCTGACAGTGAGGATGGTAGTAAGGGCATCCACCTGGTGGGTCCGCCGGGACTATAAAGTGAGATAATATGTTCAAAGCGCTTAGCCCAGGCCAGAGTGAGTGCCCAGAAGATGAGTGtgcttagacactcagtcatgactctgtgcaaccctatggactgtagcctaccaggcttctctgtccatgggattctccaggcaagaatactagagcgggttgccattagGAAGCTACTCACCTCGTTGAGGAAGAGTCAGACCCACTGATCCCCCAGGTCACAGTGACCCGGGGCAGGGAAGACACCTCAGCTGTGCCCTTGAACTGTCTCAGAGCAGGTCCTGGGCTGGCATCACCAGAGCCATCTAGGAGAGCTTCCGCCCCCCCCCTCCCGCACTGTGTTAATCAAACAGAAGTGAGGTTTGTCAGGCCTGCCCTCTGACCCAGTCAGAGCCCCCTCCAGGCTGGAACGCAAAGGTGAAGGACCAGGGGCAGCAGAGGGGTCCCAGCCAGACCTCCAGAAGCCCACTGGCCTAGAGAAGACATCCCAGGTAAGGGAACCAGGCCAAGGTCACAGGGAAACCTTTACCCCAAGGACACCATCCTCTGCTCAACTCCACTTTTTAATCTCGAGGTACGCCTGAGCCCCAGACCTCCTGCTCACACCCCCCAGCCCGCCAGGGAGACAGCAGAAGACCAAGAACGTGGGAGGGGGCGGCCTGGTCTACAGTGGGCCAGCCGGCCTGCATGCTGAGCCCTGGGGCAGAGGTTGTGAGCAGCTCACCTGGTGTGAACACCCAGCCCCGCTGCTGCCGGCTCTCCTCTGTGGCCACCACACGGACCGTCTGTGTCACATCCCCATAGGCCTCCTGAAACCACTGGATGTCAGACACTCTCCGTGTATCACTCACCAGCTGCAGGGAAAGGACATAAACCAGTGACCAACAGGACATGGTGCAGGAAGCATCTGGACCGGACAAGAGCtaaaggggagagagggagacctGGCCCCATTCCCGAGGCAGACTACAGAGCCCAGACGAGTGTAGCCCCATTCCCTATGATCACCCAACAGGCTGGAAGGGACATCCGCTCCTCCCTTCAGGCATCCCTCCCGGATTGATGCAGCCTGAGGCCTGCTCTGACCACGGTGTGTGCTACGGTCAGCTGAGTTGAAGAGGCCTCAGGCTCGGAAATCAGATCAGGGAGTCATTTTACAGGTGAACAAACACAGGCCAGAAACAAAGATACCTTAATCAGTCCCTGCCCCCAAcaccttttaaaatggaaatgtgaCCTTGTGTGTCCCCCGCCCTAAGTCCCTCCAAGACTTCCCATCATTTTGATAAAATCCAAAGCTCTCACCCCAGCTTACAAGGCCCTTTAAGATCTGACACCTATTTCCGGTCACCTTCCCTTCATTCATTCTGCTGCATCCAACTGACAACCTTGCCCTTTCTTAAACATCCCAACCAGGTCTcctcctcagggcctttgcacttcctTCTCCCTGGCTCCCTCACTTCAGAGAGGTTTctgcttaaatgtcacctccttggACAGGCTGACCCTACCATCCTGGCTCCCTTCCTGTCCCTCTCAATTCTGATATGCTGTTTATTCTCTGACCACTAAGTATTCATGAAACCATCACTATCTCTGTGTGTGTTGACTGTCTGATCCATGCTCTGTAGAGTAGCTCCATGAGGGGAAGGACTGTGTCTCACTCACTGCTCTGTCCCTGGCCCATAGC is part of the Odocoileus virginianus isolate 20LAN1187 ecotype Illinois chromosome 5, Ovbor_1.2, whole genome shotgun sequence genome and encodes:
- the PMVK gene encoding phosphomevalonate kinase isoform X3, with translation MIRWGEEKRRADPGFFCRKIVEGVCQPVWLVSDTRRVSDIQWFQEAYGDVTQTVRVVATEESRQQRGWVFTPGVDDAESECGLDNFGTFDWVIENHGDEQSLEEQLEHLVEFVRSRL